The DNA sequence ATTACTTCTAATGCTCACTACAATAGTAGTAaaagcaattatattttactacaGACTTCGGAAGACAGTAAGAATTTGGTGCCacttaattgaaatttataatttgaatgcaatatatctaaataattaatgttccAGTACCCAGCCCCCCATCATTGGCAGTATTCAATATAAccgacaaaaaatttgaattgacaTGGAAATCACCTCTGTATCTTCCGGGTGATATAGTTAACTTTGAAGTAAACTTCACATGGTATTACAAATTCCATCAACCCAAATGGTGCGAAAATATTTCGGATATCAGTGAGAACACTGTTCGTCTGAATGGCAGTACATTGCTATTATTATACGAGGCTGCAGTCCCATTTTCAAATCACAGAGCATCGATACGAGCGAAAACTTCAGCGGGTTGGAGTAACTATAGTGAAAGTATATCATTTTCAACATTACCTGGTGGTAagtttgattatatattatactagCCGTTATCCTTATGTTttctcaatattattttattttgattattatcagCTCCAGGGCccgtatcaaattttaaatattctttgaaAAAGAGTTCAGACAATATTCGTCCTCCAGATGCGTTTTTATCATGGGGACTTCCGTGCCACATTTTTGGATtgaaaattgaagtttttgAATTGACTGGAATCGGAACTCGAACAAGTTTTTTGAATCACTATGTTAATGAAACAATAAAGTCTCAAATATGCATTGATGATATTTGTACCATTAAGCTGTTACTAAAAGAAGAATACACGTACCAGTTTTCTGTGGCTGGAAGAGTGAAAGATGTTAAGCCCTTAGGAGCTGTGGAACGAATAACATCATTGTACCCAGCCGGAAGTAAGTAAAGAAGtcataagaatttaaatatttaataaattatagtatttttataaagttccATCAGATCCGGATGCTGCCTACATCAATCAGATTACGATCGATCCATTCAAAGCACGAAGAACAACATACTCAGCACTCATTTTACTTCCATTATTTCCTAATACCAATGGTGAAATAAAATGCTATGCgattattgtttcaaaaattgggcataataataaacgattttCTCGAAACGACTTAAAATCGGGAGAGTGgccaaaaatttcttcttggATTGAATCCGTTCAAAAGGATTTCACTGTTCCTTATCAAGCTTCAAAACTTTGCAACGACTCATATCACCGTAGGTTATTAagtatatgaaataatttccaATCTTGACTTATTTTAAGAAGATTCGGCTCTTTTTCTCTATTATCGTTTTTCATTTTACGCTTAGagtttttgtttgaacaaaattacTACCGACCCTCCTCTATTGATGACGAATCGTTggtttaatactttttaattctttacttAGCATACGTAGTAGATTATGGGAAATTAAAAGCTGTGAAATTCCAAATTGGAGAAGATATGGAAACTTGCCCAGAATTATCAAAAAGTAAAACATCATATTGTAATGGTCCTTTGAAATCAGATACTTGGTATGATATAAGAATGAGAGCGTTTACTGACGGTGGATACCGAGATTCGGAagtatttacaattaaaacaaGTAAATTAAGAAATGATAATCTATAACTGAATTTCATTAACTCGGAACTTTCCCTCAATACGAATTACGCTGTCTCCCACCCGATGCTGTGCATGCATTTGTCTGTGgctttgtatatttattttttcataattcatGTAGATTAAGTGCGCATGCgctgtagtttattttttaaaagagaaGGGGTGTTCGATAAGTCGGAATTTCCAAGAAATTTCTGCTCCTCTGTAGACTAACTGTCCGAGTTAATGGAATTCGACTGTAccaaatgttttaaaaattataccagcattcgtaaatttattacttacagATGCAGAATTACAAATTGCTACCATTATTGGATCAATAGTTGGTATTCTAGCTTTCGGAGTACTAATCACTTTATTTCTGCTAATGAAAAAGTGGTCAGTTCAAACGTAAGTGTATGTAATTATAGTAGATTTTAACGTATAACTCTAGGATTTATAGCTAAGTATGAAAATGTTATCAAACattgtgaaattttatattatactcTGCTATCTCTACATTATTAGAGTAATCAGACgcttattaaattcaaagatGCCAGGATCTCCAGTACCAGCTCCATTAAATCgacgaaaatttattactcattGCCAGCAATTGGCTGATAATCCTGGAAAACTCAGTAATGAATTTCAGTTGTTACAAACTTTAAGCTTGGACTTACAAATGCCAACGAATGCTGGATGTCTTCATGCgaatagaaagaaaaatcgATACACTGATATTCTTCCGTGTAtgattgttatatttattatgagtATAAAATTGTGTTTGTTTCATAATTTGACTTTTACATTATTTCAGATGACTTTTCAAGAGtgaaattagaaataatagaTAACGATCCCAATAGTGATTATATTAATGCATCGTTCATAAAggtaatagaaatttaattgacaGTATGAACACCAGAAACATATTTTTCTGTCAGATATGTTTCTGTTATCagatactttaaataattttactaagtAATAAATCTATTTCTCCAGGGATTTAGTAATGAAGAAGAATATATCGCGTGTCAAGCACCAAAAGAAGAAACGACGTATGACTTTTGGCGTATGGTCGAGCAATATAACATCAAACTCATAGTTATGCTAACGCTActtattgaaaaaaacaaagaaaaatgttACCAATATTTTCCAACGATTCGTGAAACTTTTACTTATGAAAATATGTCGATAAGGTGTTCAATGGAATTTGACTATAGGTCTTACACTCAGAGGACACTAGTTCTTCAAAAGGTTCTAATCATTTGTATTCCGCAACAAAATGACTACGATATAACATAATATTcttctattaaaatatttttatttgtaaaggGTGACGAGAAAAGAGTATTGAACCACTTGCAATTCAAAGATTGGCCTGATCATGATGCACCCGAAGATTTTGATGCTGTGATCAATTTTTGCCAGATTATGAGACgcaatataaatagtaatagaAATTTAGTTGTCATCCACTGTAGGTGAGTACTAAAAACCTACACGgagatgaatattttttttttctaactgaTTACAATCGAATTccattaactaaaataaattccgaCTTATCGAATGCCACTTTTCCTTAGAAGAGTTAACTACAGCTCATGCGCTCTTACATCACAGGAAtgatgatatataaatatacagacACATACTAATGTATAGCCTTGGGGGGAGGGGGGCTGGTCTTAGTAGGGGTCGATTGAGGGGGGGTTccgaattaataaaatctgaCTCAATGGACTTTGATTACATTTTAATAGTTTGGATTTTAGATTTCTAatcaagttttaaatatttatggaacTCGAATGATGAATCTCTCACGAGAAAGTTCATCTCATGAATTTTCCAATGAATTTCAGaatcaaattattcaattagCATATCGCAATTGCTGATCATTTATGAATACTTTTCCGTAGTATTACATGAGAAAGCATtcaatgagaaaaattattgttgcaGCTCAGGCATTGGCAGAACTGGAACACTGATAGCTATAGATATTATACTTCAACACCTGAAGGATAATCGGAAGTTAGACGTGTTTGGTACCGTTTATCGTTTGAGACAACAGAGAATCAATATGGTTCAGCGTGAAGTAATATTTTGCTATTCTAATTCAATAGATAACCAAAGATATGCTgaaatgacatttttaaatatttgatttttttgtcatttcaGAGtcaatatacttttatatataactgcATCAAACAAGTGCTGAAAAATCCTCACTTTTCGAAAAATTGTAAGTATATACATTAAGTGTaactagaaaaatattaactcgatataaatattaagagcttTTACTTTAGGAGCTTGTTTTTGTCATTTGCAACTTCATTTTTGCTacgactttgaaaaaaaaaatttgtcgttCTTTTGGCctaccctaatatatatattactttttttttcagataaattacCATACCTGAGACCAATAAGTGATGATAATACCGAGAAGAACAATATGGACCCGTGTATTTCAAACTTGTTCAAGGATGTCGACCGTGTGAAACCTAGTATCGAATCTGATGTTGATTagcaaatttaaatcaatataaaCAATACAAAACAATATCATTGTTGTTCGATATAACCCTCcaaaaattaagtattaacAGGGTGATCTATATAGACCTAATACTGTGACGTCATAGACGACTTACCCCcaatagcacagtttgcttagcaaaagtttccaaaagtttccttgaatttttcgtcaaatgtccgtcaacaTCGGACCTTTCTatttttgatgacaatttatatacaacttgctatacaatttgacgtaaatttactacccgaattaaaatgcaaattcacttcaaaagttgtatACAAATTGTCATCAGAAACGGAACAGCCcagttgacggacatttgacgaaaaattcaaggaagcTTTTGttagggtttttttctagtaaaaaaaagtatgatactgaagttagccgatgtctaataacttttgaattttttttttttaaattaaaaaaaaattaaatttaaaaaaaaaaatgcacctgtagcttctttaattttctacaagtgcatatttttagtttttttttgtaatttattttttgaaaaaaaaaaaatccgaaaattttaattgtctactaacttcaggatcacaAAAACGATACTGCTAATTGAGGACAAgttaaccgcaaatttttcatcgcaacttttgctgtcaaattgttGACAAATTCGAACAACAATTTTTGATACTTTGAATTGTCAAATTGCTGTCAATTCCTAGCTAAAGTGGCTGATTAGAGATAATTGTATTCAAGAATCTTACATGTAATGTCATCTGACAACGTATGAATTAATTAGCTAATTAAAGAAATCATCATTACTGCAGATGTTGTAAATGATgaaaagatatttattattaagaaaattataaataaatgaaattgtaaattagaataaatcaaagtcattaataattaagtagtTAAAAAGTGTATATGAAGAAATGTAATGaagtgttttaaataatttaaataagttatcaagaataaaaaagcTTGAAAATCCACAAGTCCACACCTCAATCACtcattctatttttattttatttttatttcatattactagttttttttcattttttaaaaaaattattaggcgtCAGCTAACCAGTGTCATCACCAGACAACACTCTTACTATTCGATTATTCAAAAccgagtttttatttttttgaaattcaataccaaaaaaaatttgagaaaaattaaaattcgtacgttaaaacaaaatggcggcagaatgatagaaaaatattaaaattattaaaaaaaaaaacacgtaagtgtttgaacaaaccttggcggagaaataatatgcagaagggtatcctaatacacttggagatttgaattagattgctccaagtgtattgcagctaaaaaaacgtcacttaactgctatttccccaccagacgatgccagatgattttgctcaggaacttggaagttatcagcatcagcaatcCGAACCACTTTACACTCGAACTGGACACAACACTTTACACTTGCACTGAACATTTAACACATCACAGATactttgcacaatttaaattaataaaagataaatttaacaatcacTGCACAATTTTACACGACTTAACTGCACTACTGTGATTCTATTCAAACGTAAAGAAGACGTTGGACTACTACTGCCATTGTCGAgatactgactgccgctatcGAACCGTCAGTTGGTACTAAACAATCGATTTTGCGATTCGACTGCCCCCACttgagcaaaaatttgaacgttAAATACAACGATGCGTAGTAGCGCCAACTTCTGATCACTATTTATATTTCCTTGTTTCACTACTTATATTTTACAcactgatttaattattatcacaaaatgttcaATAGtcatcaaataatatttaaagacacttgttataattaatatgattgaaaaataaattatttgtttattaaattacgaGCGAGACGGGCCGGCGTCATTGCGATGGCGACAGTATGAAGTTAGACTCAGAAATACTTGCGCAGTTGTGGGAGCGGTTGGAAGGACCTGCGCAGTAAAATTGAGACGCTCGTGCGCAGAAGCGTTCTGAGTCAGTTTGTCTCCCGCTTGATACTCTCTCATTgtcgttatttttttcagttaaaataattcttttaattattgcgACGCTCGACTATAAGTTTGATGttagttttgaataatttttcattaaatgatggacattttatgattttaatttatgtgtgTCGTGAGtgtaagttattaaataaattaaattcagtgtcGGATTAGTTCTCGGGGTTCTCGGGTTATTTACTGCTATGTTTAGTAtcggaatttttaaatgtgaataaaataattaaatgtgttttcttttattataaataatataattaaataattttgataattcgGTGATTAATTAgtagtaataattgaattgttttagtgagtgtttaatttatttatgtcttgatgataattttcaagCACTGGcagcagaaaataaaaattgcgggaagcgtaagtaaatttaaaaaaaaattattgattgaagttttttatatagttcattttttttactttttaattttatttgatataaatatttcattcattggcaaaattaaatttcaaatcctCCCGCGTAATTTTAAAGAGAGCGCTTTATTCAAAATGGCGACTTGTAAACAAATCTGACacgtttgtttatttttttgtttaaaaataattaaattattagaaaatatgaatcaatgaattaataaaatataaataaccaataatatttaagtacATGTATTAATACTaatgatttatgaaaaatatgtgGAAAAAGcggcaattattatttatttaattactgagaattaaaaaaattattgataaatttcaagtaagttatttaataattttattaattaatatctatCACATTTTAATCAAAACTTGGCAATTAATCGGTTTCGggaaactaataaaatatctcatatgataaaatttcatttatttagtcTCAATACAAGGGGTGTGATAAAAATACAATCACACGAGAGTAAAACACTTCACTTTCTGCTTAAGAGTTCatagatttgaatttttgtaatataacatttcgatatttattttaaactttttcggaGTATCAACAAAACGCTTACAAAGTATATAATTCTGTATAAATGTTACAGGAAATAAATACATTCAATGTAACAATATggctattaaaaattcaatcttTAACGGcaggaaatataaaaaactgacACTGTACAGCGAATATATTCCTAATATGATCATTACaacgttaattttaatttttggatatAATTTTATGCAGTATAGATAATCCTTTTATCgtttttcatttgattttcactttcttccatttttttttcggtatcTTTAAATTGTTCGTTCATATCAGCAGCTGATGGGATCCCTGCGAGAAGTCTCACAGCGAATCGAGAAGGACTGAACAGAGAATCGGGCTCTTGAATGGCTGACTGTCGCGTCAATCTGGGCTTAGATCTAGTGAGTCTTGGCGTGCTAACATCCAAAGATGTACTCGATCGTGAAATTTTCCATGTACTCGTACTAGCAGTTACTCCAGAACTAGACGAGTCATTTCTTGACGAACTCAGATTAGAGTCGTGAGAAGACTTACGGGCTATCAGCCACAAAGATCCGTGTTTTTTTGAGTCTATAAATCTCAGTGGGATGCTGCAATGATTCGCTTGTCTCCAGGAATCAGACCGCgaagatgaaaaattttcactagATGACATTGAACAGGCTCTTTTATGTTGCTTCTGTTGAATTTCAGCAATTCTATAAGCGTAATGATCAGCTCTATTCCGTCGTTGATGTTTATTTTTGCCACATGACCAAAATATTTCTAACCCACACCAtctttttgatgaatttactACTGCGTGTCGTGAACTACAGACACATAACATCTGATTATCCCGTGATGATCGATCTACAATACTATTAGTATTGAATGGAGTTTGGCGATTGCTAAAATTAGAACTATGGCGACACCTGCCAATTCCTCGAGTGACTCGCGATTCCTCGATAGCTTTGCATATTAATACACAGTCTTTTTTAAACTGTTTAGTCATAATTGCATACAAAAATGGATTGCAGCAAGAATTGAACGGTAGTATAAAAACAGCAAATACTTTTGCTTGTTCTAGAGATACTAATTTCAGTCCGAATATGGCAGTGAgtgaaaaaaatgcaattgGCGACCAGCATAAGAAATCCGTAAATACCAACAGAGCCATTCGTTTCGCTATTCTTGAATCGTTTGAATTCCATGCTTGAGATCCACGAATCGCACAGTACATTCTTAGGTAGCATCCcatgagaattaaaaatgcaATACCATTGATTAGCatcaaaaataacaaataggACAAAGAGGCAGTTCCGTCAATTTCGAATGGCAGGCAAATAGCAAACTTGCGATAATCCGATACACCCAGAAAAGGAAGGACGGCCATTGTCAGAGAAAAAATCCATCCAATACTCATGATGTAACCGGCATTTTTTAAAGACAGACGTTTATTTAGATGGATCGCGTGTGTTATAGCATAATTACGCTCTAATGTAATTACTGACAATGTATAGACACTCAATTCTGAACTTAGAACTCCCAGAAAGCCAGCGAGTTGACAACCAGACGACATTTGCCATGGGATAGcgtacttttgaaattttcctaGAGTCGATGCGTCTACAACCGCAAGAAAAcctagaaaataaaaacgtttagatatttaagtaaaactTCAATTGGAAAAACTCAGAACAATCGAGTAGTATGTGATGGAATATAATCAATAGtattggaataaatttttaatttttaatttttaattttttttcatttttcaacgTTTTCATACAGAATGACacaaaaatcttataaaatactattacCTAAATATATTCCCATAAAGAAATCAGCGGCAGCAAGATTACAAACAAGGAATCTGGGGACATCCATTTTAGTTCTAGAGAAAACTATAACGAAAACTACAGTTCCATTACCAAGCAATGCCAAAAGAAAAACTACCCATACACCGCAGCGTAGTGTCCACCAATCGAATAAGTCACTGCATGGTAGAAAAGGtcctgaaaattataaaattattctattacGCTTTTTCAAAGAGCCTACATCAATGCAATAATGTTTTAAAGGATCGGAATTCCGTTTAcaataaatagatttttcatttatatatcgCAGGGCAGATATGGAAtggttaaaaatatgaaattatatttttatattttgtataccTGGTTGAGGTAAACATTCGATGGCATTCCACGTTTCTTTTTGCGGGATAGCTAATActtctttttgatttttcaagtAATCTTCACTACTCGACAATATCCCACTTTTCAGCGTAAAATTCAGATCAATATCGTtccaatatttattaatattacttttatgCTTAATACTTGAATTCTCTGCAATGGTGAGTTATAAATAATGCTTATAGATCTTGGCAGATTAATTTGCGATTAATGAAGTGTAGTAAGTACTGAAACGTAGTACTTACGTAGTTGGATCCAAGCATTGAGTAAACTCGAGTTCCAAATCAAAGGTTCATTCGCAGTGTTAGTCGGAAAAAGAACAGATTCATGTATTGGAATCTGTTCTATAAACTCGTTcgtttttattgataaaaatgcaCAGCAGTGATAAGCATATGATACAACCATCGTTTTTATGCTGGGAAATGAATCTGTTGGTGGAAATTCTTCTAATTTTGGattattaaatgttttcaAATGCATTAAATTTGTAAGACCATTGATGGGTAGTGTAGAAAACACATTATTTCCCAGATTCCTGTaagagttttaaatatattaatatacttaaaaattctcattaaTTCCGCATAGAAATCAGTACAAGTCTGTTGGTTTCTATGCAATTTTCGACCCATCTGGATTCTATGATAACTTTTCAATAAGGGTTGATGATTAAGATTTTATGGATATTAAAACTTACAAGTCTTTAAGTTTTCCACAACTGCTGAAGGCGTTAGGATCAATCGTTTCGATCCCATTACTCTCCAAATccctaaaaatataatataatttaatctcATACTCCAATTAGTGTCCTAAGACTAAACAGCTCCCTAACTCAAatcccttaaaaaaaatattaattacaaattatttttagacaaATTCATTGACTGAAATATGCGTAATCTAAAAAGTGATTTCAAGGTTTCTCATACGTTTGTTATAAAATCGTAATTTATTAGACGGTATTAAACCGTCTATGGCATGAAACCGTCCACCATGTAAACTATtacaaaaatgaaaacgaGGGAATCACTAATTTATAGTTCGATAGGCGCTGCCCATCTATATCATTGGCGCGAATTTCAAATAATCCATTATGATTCAAAGTTCACTAACGCATCATACAATAGATTGCATAGGATAAAAATACGATtggagtaaatatatataacttacaATACTTGAAGATTTTCCAATCCAATGAATGCATTGaatggtaaaattttaattttattcgcaGACAGCAGAAGATCATGTAGTAACTTCAAAGTTGCAAATTGGTTGCCAGTTATAgcgaaaatattattgtggGCTAagtttctagaaaaaaaaagagattgtcaatgataacaatgaaaaattccTAGTAGCAATTGATAAGCAAACGTTATAGAATGATGTAAAAGTTCTTTGATTAAGCTACTTACAAAACTCGTAAATTTCGGCAATCTTTTAAATTAGGAACTGCTGTTAGAAGATTGGATTCAAGATtcctgaaaatgaaaaaagaatcGTATTAGTAAATTTGAGTACAAATTTCCGACAAAATTCAGCGGCATTCTAtaagtgaaattttaaaacactGCTAAAAGTCAATAAATGTTCAATAAGTCAACCATTACTTacaaacttttcaaattagGGCACTGGACGCAAAGATAATCAGGAACGGTTGTTAGAGATGCACGAtctaatttcaatatttccaAAGATTTCGTTCCattgaaatttggaaaattcatTAGCTCTTTGACATTGGACAAAAtcctgaaatttaaataaatcagattTTCCACCTTTTTATCATTGAGGCAATAATTATTGTGAACATATTGTCTATACTTGCAGTTTACGTAATTTAGCAAGATTTTGAAAAGTTtgaacatgaatttttttaatgggatTCCCTCTTAAATCTATTGAAGTAATGTGAGGATTACCACTAAAGGCTTTCGAATCGAGTTGCTGGATTTCATTGTTGGCAATTGATCtgcaaaaattgaaaacttaaCCATCAAAGTGATTCATTTCATAAAGCATTTTTGAAACACAGCGTAAGttgttgtaaaatatataatcactTACAAATCTTCCAAATTTTGCAGAAATTTGATAACACTTGGAAGTTCTGTGAGGTAATTATCATCCAACTCCctataaatagaataagtaTTGCATTATTTGCTGCagtgaaaaaaatcgatagaAAACTAAGCaaaatatcgttttttttactatctactgtcaaacttattttaaatttgactttttataaaaaagtgattgtatttcaaacatttcatttcaattttaaggTTACAATAGCGTTCTTGTAACAGTTTTAGAAATATCACAGCATTTACAGtacaaaatttagtttctATCGCCCTGGCGAATCTGGTTTTGCGGTATTTTACAGTATCATTGCCCTGTACTATGGTGGCAATACCGAAAACTAATACGATAACCCTACGGTGAATTTCGCGAAATGTTTCGTAGTTTACCAGAGCATAGCCGTACTAATTTTCAGTATTGTCATAATACACGACTATTATACAATGAATACGGAAAAATCAATCTGCCGAGAGCTGGCCAATAATAACACCATAGAATTGACTATGTCTTAAGAATGTACTGTAATTAGGGGAACTTAAATTCTAACATAAAACGTGTGGTTACTGTTGTTACTTTGTGTACCCATTGAAACTAAGGCCCATTTCTGCTGTTTTCTGTACCTGCTAGATCTAAAATTGCATTTACTTTTACGCTCCATGGAATTTTTTCTCCTGACTTGTTTCTCTTCTACCAGGTATTCTCTGTTAATAAGATTCTAATTTTTCCATCCACTTGATCGGAAATTATATACATC is a window from the Microplitis demolitor isolate Queensland-Clemson2020A chromosome 4, iyMicDemo2.1a, whole genome shotgun sequence genome containing:
- the LOC103570231 gene encoding receptor-type tyrosine-protein phosphatase beta isoform X1, with amino-acid sequence MFKITWYWIRTPCVFWTFLVYIINLQPLHSLQRNDSTEKLFNHTKIHYNDALMHKINSNHSKSITYEKLLDNITLSKTENIIYSMDPINHDLFLKNNKKNIVLSLPEYQTEMTNFISHTNYTSFNNSIFYNSINKSILEWKIALCVNDFIYPKNKTNSTEAGSNNHIFVQFRAEYDLIVGDLLIKNSNDSSLTVEWVPPNEVDDFDYYIVKWFRGQSIEGECYTNKETTNYTITHLQSCTKYEIRVLPARNNTCGQERVVIGTTGLIVETNSLKLKIADNGTDWLKISWSIPGSDCVTKTVIKYCRDYQCEETNVTQTFYNATNLLPCTTYNFTVTFYGESEEFGSTDIIGVTGYLKPQAPSFAWSIAEHDSLNIFWTAPIGASCVIVYRITIYQDHPYNNTFETNSTAEYQIKFNNLQSCSIYNIIIVPVDKFENDCDPYLFFSNKTLAPVPETPDYMSSISERNEIAIIWILVINEFNNCENMKVITFCDCNKVLGIGYNCTNSTSTKHITEECNQTIVTTKVKNLTPYTQYKCFSITSNAHYNSSKSNYILLQTSEDIPSPPSLAVFNITDKKFELTWKSPLYLPGDIVNFEVNFTWYYKFHQPKWCENISDISENTVRLNGSTLLLLYEAAVPFSNHRASIRAKTSAGWSNYSESISFSTLPGAPGPVSNFKYSLKKSSDNIRPPDAFLSWGLPCHIFGLKIEVFELTGIGTRTSFLNHYVNETIKSQICIDDICTIKLLLKEEYTYQFSVAGRVKDVKPLGAVERITSLYPAGIPSDPDAAYINQITIDPFKARRTTYSALILLPLFPNTNGEIKCYAIIVSKIGHNNKRFSRNDLKSGEWPKISSWIESVQKDFTVPYQASKLCNDSYHPYVVDYGKLKAVKFQIGEDMETCPELSKSKTSYCNGPLKSDTWYDIRMRAFTDGGYRDSEVFTIKTNAELQIATIIGSIVGILAFGVLITLFLLMKKWSVQTVIRRLLNSKMPGSPVPAPLNRRKFITHCQQLADNPGKLSNEFQLLQTLSLDLQMPTNAGCLHANRKKNRYTDILPYDFSRVKLEIIDNDPNSDYINASFIKGFSNEEEYIACQAPKEETTYDFWRMVEQYNIKLIVMLTLLIEKNKEKCYQYFPTIRETFTYENMSIRCSMEFDYRSYTQRTLVLQKGDEKRVLNHLQFKDWPDHDAPEDFDAVINFCQIMRRNINSNRNLVVIHCSSGIGRTGTLIAIDIILQHLKDNRKLDVFGTVYRLRQQRINMVQRESQYTFIYNCIKQVLKNPHFSKNYKLPYLRPISDDNTEKNNMDPCISNLFKDVDRVKPSIESDVD
- the LOC103570231 gene encoding tyrosine-protein phosphatase 10D isoform X2, whose protein sequence is MTEVVQYKEGILHIDSLSLLFFCTSFMSLCIRLARFFVFLEYDLIVGDLLIKNSNDSSLTVEWVPPNEVDDFDYYIVKWFRGQSIEGECYTNKETTNYTITHLQSCTKYEIRVLPARNNTCGQERVVIGTTGLIVETNSLKLKIADNGTDWLKISWSIPGSDCVTKTVIKYCRDYQCEETNVTQTFYNATNLLPCTTYNFTVTFYGESEEFGSTDIIGVTGYLKPQAPSFAWSIAEHDSLNIFWTAPIGASCVIVYRITIYQDHPYNNTFETNSTAEYQIKFNNLQSCSIYNIIIVPVDKFENDCDPYLFFSNKTLAPVPETPDYMSSISERNEIAIIWILVINEFNNCENMKVITFCDCNKVLGIGYNCTNSTSTKHITEECNQTIVTTKVKNLTPYTQYKCFSITSNAHYNSSKSNYILLQTSEDIPSPPSLAVFNITDKKFELTWKSPLYLPGDIVNFEVNFTWYYKFHQPKWCENISDISENTVRLNGSTLLLLYEAAVPFSNHRASIRAKTSAGWSNYSESISFSTLPGAPGPVSNFKYSLKKSSDNIRPPDAFLSWGLPCHIFGLKIEVFELTGIGTRTSFLNHYVNETIKSQICIDDICTIKLLLKEEYTYQFSVAGRVKDVKPLGAVERITSLYPAGIPSDPDAAYINQITIDPFKARRTTYSALILLPLFPNTNGEIKCYAIIVSKIGHNNKRFSRNDLKSGEWPKISSWIESVQKDFTVPYQASKLCNDSYHPYVVDYGKLKAVKFQIGEDMETCPELSKSKTSYCNGPLKSDTWYDIRMRAFTDGGYRDSEVFTIKTNAELQIATIIGSIVGILAFGVLITLFLLMKKWSVQTVIRRLLNSKMPGSPVPAPLNRRKFITHCQQLADNPGKLSNEFQLLQTLSLDLQMPTNAGCLHANRKKNRYTDILPYDFSRVKLEIIDNDPNSDYINASFIKGFSNEEEYIACQAPKEETTYDFWRMVEQYNIKLIVMLTLLIEKNKEKCYQYFPTIRETFTYENMSIRCSMEFDYRSYTQRTLVLQKGDEKRVLNHLQFKDWPDHDAPEDFDAVINFCQIMRRNINSNRNLVVIHCSSGIGRTGTLIAIDIILQHLKDNRKLDVFGTVYRLRQQRINMVQRESQYTFIYNCIKQVLKNPHFSKNYKLPYLRPISDDNTEKNNMDPCISNLFKDVDRVKPSIESDVD